The following proteins are co-located in the Xiphophorus maculatus strain JP 163 A chromosome 8, X_maculatus-5.0-male, whole genome shotgun sequence genome:
- the LOC102226128 gene encoding CDK5 regulatory subunit-associated protein 2 isoform X7 — protein sequence MDSVVGDDVTLPVDVNGSCQLPDSINAGEFSSDNMTAPSFPEKMSPVKALTMKDYENQITALKKENFNLKLRIYFMEERMQQKCDDSTEDIFKTNIELKVELESMKRELAEKQELLVSASKALESLAGRESGEPQRVREQAHREMGALRDAFSKRIAELEQNLQAAEEEVGRMAAIAEEEKLKNINMEKQLQTVASTDIHPPSSLPRTVQDLQQALQKSDNEVKQLKITVKNQEALIQQKNSGDSQTDPQSTKQLSELIVEKDQQLKDLRDDLQREKDKVQPDQQKSDINRLESINKMLTEEVNRVKSANENMTKTLEDSQNHNKTLSVTLEEKENELDTEKKNALKRDKTIQGLTQVLREKEKEIEELCQEIEDRDDALAKAREAAHKAQLQKYQGVEEHQSLLMEKQTELAQLQGEHHTKVLEAQKLQRALDRKEQELADLQQSKDQLEVELEDMQQQKKKGDKALNDLTNQLKKVNGEMKERESALEQQYQEMLEQTQRKLHSHEVTIQRLTTTLADKEQQLQDYINMVRDLEQSKSPGSNDGMLTKLRQRLKENESALEQALDDKFAAIEEKDNEIHQLQLLLREKERDLERLTNLLTHNEETINNFDSLIKEKDVELQHLANTLKNLQRAKQDVEDNLNRSLREKDAIIHQLQLSLEGKTKDMEEMAKSVLNHSQSQAQDLAEQRGQRLKVTEAMLSEAVKARERLIDDNESAVEGLLATINSKDQLLKKDQNQEGCNRPEASSSDDGDDDAGFSQESAEHFNRMLSERAQEIQELRKQLAEKQQELAKAERKSSSTTQESYLETAELRTLLVEKDSLIDKLLQRGQERDKFLAEMSQKVDGDHMLELRQTIQIMQEKLEEREADLSRRNTEDNQENIPVSKKTVVVLKKELAQKTEALNKALKRENELKISLADLQSLLSELQGRSEGQVANIDSLTATLKTKDEIINVLHQRLGQGSDSRNDSTQDHLIGSNMDRSLPALPQREITMIGGDSQQDALPHRSALQQEHDALNKALRAEQQLYSSLVRTVKEPDSGQRLHALQLELTAVQLLRQQLEDSVKTNEELRDDLEREIQRAKLREGMDLIDPKELESMRHQLEDAQRWNASLQARLGAIQNRGGGVGGTSDGETLSFIGDQTSYMSICVGEGTDDSLPQLSPQELQRKVLDLQEHVAGLQSLNNELQSKLSQMEKSERDALEREDKDLTSRSRFKQQLEEMCERQPQCDAERERLPGQDKEIQTETSTLRKTAPRNLLGDENMISRSSQGREYAHSDSTLSHSGDDDDGAESNTEALAQTSELAGLGSNSMQHQREELQRLRSENLKLWGLLKELKSTECKEKESADVSGSSSDGQAELRRTLEMVQSNPKLVSMVFKSPKQTTKKSSKASAGETAVTNVSSADENPKLQSKTHHKSPKQHVTRHRAGVKSRLPVPVRLRAEGSTSWESVTSDPMQTDAQQHSAVEDVSGSDQQLHTNSDSALQTSASPSSTIRHSHTSCSPAESDGGFDTRAPVDHTHNESALLSQLELLHQECQEKEVLINKMREQLSDLEELHAQLEEKKRQNAQQTVALQAAQSTIAYLTACSLDNQSNFGPHPCSGAVGSDVDLHSRCMELQKSLQEKEELNNQLIELLSMAEKAVASSQSQDQEPETDGLSSWIEGALHEVHTHSHRDSPNQASGQTENSVLELQQHADSLQKALLEQSKLNAELQEQLRAANEAAQRDGSHLNGPTWRQRGGTTELLEDDESRDDQGAKRGCHNPDLNQEMFSVVLRCFSATEAAVSSLAGHCKNTASPTSDKSELYADLQKDFDNLQRALQERSKLTESGEHGRRSSSNLSFASSETKGLKLYQDLCHLHKVLSDYSQRVNDLQASAQQERGHRREGKVRGVEHDDKGLPPDVKLQLETLHKALREKKKAYKNLEEKLATALTSTSSTETIRKAAPEQGHKSVQVDLQDLGYETSGKSENDREESSSTDLDLGVNPSCSASSLPSLLKNEHATFSSTENLDSNSSTPYPSSPALSSAKVSLKNLQMYDEFGASEDPLQLQAQVRELKAHLENQAKVILQMQSLLHRNSLSSDVAANTSDPLTVREKDGAHKVDCSQERVGQPSGKKEAENQSATDRAGVVNIDLWKERTLNRSTNEQLQQTRSRSTSPARLDSLVKSQARELSQLREQIKESRRLGVLQRRQLEELSKVFKDLLHSGEVDHYMGEVVKEQLNKSLNLLDKLDGRLDKEESHPVSEDVAALELSRRLAKELQEKNRLIQSLQSQIHGQTPSSHRSSQSDLSRSDVTISSCHSSSTTQGGSRARSQQHSPENSGAAVCPAGGALEKGASPFSRDASSSLQRLQMENRRLQEQLRSNEELNATLRSELDLHCSILAQPSRHHQEQEPGPDQEAAEPQTGMHEQGGDIGSQGEGGEQPRTMNSDLLAEHLQEIRALRQRLEESIRTNDLLREQLERKLAEVEKDPAATNIFIQGSEEQGQLVNEVRFLWEQNQVLKEQLNVGSRDKQKENEKLRETLARRTAKLEQSRKDSEVLRKENLRLQETLEQGSQENALLQNSLQASREELRRLQCEVKLQRQQLSDSQQLLQSLRVELQIYENIKNDSSQHERRQEAPHPVPMSSSGSMNLGELLSEIRHLRLQLERSIQTNTALRQRLEEQLLRGPGHSETININYLLSSPDEAGRPPGREGCDPLLRSFRTHEQTSVYHVSSEVKHQAQSENDADSVCSSSERSVSGAPSRLVPGHRMWATRNGRHVLGLIEDYNALRKQISEGRKLSRSMDAQLHECLHALRQQGSDNQMRENQHLKSLSSSSNTMQQVLEEAGRLLKLLWRVSLPAASTAGGSAGSQQDELLKNEIARLKNRLSQQERMLSGAVKRLRTTNQLKEGMERVIIDQLSLTHGVLKKARGNLEEVPVGVQ from the exons CTGCCAGCTCCCAGACTCCATAAATGCAGGAGAGTTTTCTTCAGACAACATGACAG CTCCGTCCTTTCCTGAAAAGATGTCCCCCGTCAAAGCTCTCACCATGAAGGACTATGAGAAT CAAATCACAGCTCTGAAGAAAGAGAACTTTAATCTGAAGCTTCGCATTTACTTCATGGAGGAGCGAATGCAGCAGAAATGTGATGACTCcactgaagacattttcaaaacg AACATAGAGCTTAAGGTGGAATTGGAGTCGATGAAGAGAGAGCTAGCTGAGAAACAGGAGCTGCTTGTGTCTGCATC TAAAGCGTTGGAAAGTCTAGCTGGTCGAGAATCAGGAGAACCCCAGCGAGTGAGAGAGCAAGCTCATAGGGAGATGGGCGCATTAAGAGATGCATTCAGCAAAAGGATAGCAGAACTAGAACAG AATTTAcaggcagcagaagaagaggtTGGGAGGATGGCTGCCATTGCTGAAGAGGAGAAGCTTAAGAATataaacatggagaagcaactTCAGACTGTTGCTTCAACAGACATCCATCCCCCATCTTCTCTCCCCAGAACAGTACAGGATTTACAGCAAGCTCTACAGAAGAGTGACAA TGAAGTCAAGCAGCTCAAGATCACCGTAAAGAACCAGGAGGCTTTGATCCAACAGAAGAACAGTGGAGACTCACAGACAGACCCACAGTCAACCAAGCAACTCTCTGAGCTTATTGTAGAAAAGGACCAGCAGCTTAAG GACCTGAGGGATGATCTTcaaagagagaaagacaaaGTGCAGCCAGACCAACAG AAGAGTGATATAAATCGATTGGAGTCCATCAATAAAATGCTGACTGAAGAGGTCAACCGGGTAAAAAGCgccaatgaaaacatgacaaaaacactCGAGGATTCACAAAATCACAACAAG ACCCTGTCTGTGACgttggaggagaaggagaatgAGCTtgacacagagaagaaaaacgCTCTGAAGAGAGATAAAACCATCCAAGGGCTTACCCAGGTCctcagagaaaaggaaaaagag attgaGGAACTTTGTCAGGAGATTGAGGACAGGGATGATGCTTTGGCCAAGGCCAGAGAGGCTGCACATAAAGCCCAACTGCAGAAATACCAG GGAGTAGAGGAGCATCAAAGCCtgttaatggaaaaacaaactgagttGGCCCAACTCCAAGGGGAGCATCACACCAAGGTGCTTGAAGCCCAAAAACTACAGCGTGCCTTGGATAGGAAAGAACAAGAACTTGCTGATTTGCAGCAGTCAAAAGACCAACTTGAGGTGGAACTagaagacatgcagcaacagaaaaagaaaggagacaaAGCCCTAAAC GATCTCACCAATCAGCTGAAAAAAGTGAACGGTGAGATGAAAGAACGGGAAAGTGCTCTGGAACAGCAGTACCAGGAGATGCTGGAACAAACCCAAAGAAAGCTGCACAGCCATGAAGTCACCATCCAGAGGCTCACAACCACACTGGCTGATAAAGAGCAGCAGCTACAG GATTACATAAACATGGTCAGAGACTTGGAGCAAAGCAAAAGCCCCGGGAGTAATGACGGCATGCTTACCAAGCTGCGGCAAAGgctaaaagaaaatgagagCGCCCTGGAG CAAGCTCTGGATGACAAATTTGCTGCCATTGAGGAGAAAGACAATGAGATccaccagctgcagctgctgctcagagaaAAGGAACGGGACTTGGAACGGCTCACTAACCTGCTCACTCATAATGAGGAAACCATCAAT AACTTTGACAGTCTTATCAAGGAGAAAGATGTGGAGCTGCAACATCTTGCCAACACTCTGAAGAACCTGCAGAGAGCTAAGCAAGATGTAGAAGATAATCTGAACAGATCACTGAGGGAGAAAGATGCCATCATCCACCAGCTACAACTCTCCTTAGAGGGGAAGACTAAAGATATGGAA GAAATGGCAAAGAGCGTTCTGAACCACTCACAGAGTCAGGCTCAGGACCTGGCCGAGCAGAGGGGccagaggttaaaggtcacagaaGCAATGCTGTCTGAGGCTGTGAAAGCCAGAGAAAGACTAATAGATGACAATGAGAGCGCTGTGGAGGGACTATTGGCTACAATTAACAGCAAGGACCAGCTTCTTAAG AAAGATCAAAATCAGGAAGGATGTAATAGACCGGAGGCCAGCAGcagtgatgatggtgatgatgatgcagGGTTTTCTCAG GAGTCTGCAGAGCACTTTAACCGCATGCTGTCTGAGCGTGCTCAGGAGATTCAGGAACTGAGGAAGCAGTTGGCTGAGAAGCAACAGGAGCTTGCCAAAGCTGAGAGGAAAAGCTCGTCAACAACCCAAGAGAGTTATTTAGAGACGGCAGAACTAAGAACCCTGCTTGTGGAGAAAGACAGCCTCATTGAC AAGCTTTTGCAGCGAGGTCAGGAGAGGGACAAGTTCTTGGCAGAGATGAGTCAGAAGGTCGACGGAGATCACATGTTGGAGCTCAGGCAAACAATTCAGATCATGCAAGAGAAACTTGAGGAGAGAGAAG CTGACCTATCAAGAAGAAACACCGAGGACAATCAGGAGAACATTCCAGTCTCCAAGAAAACAGTTGTTGTCCTGAAGAAGGAGTTGGCTCAGAAAACTGAAGCACTGAACAAAGCTCTGAAGAGGGAAAATGAACTGAAG ATTTCTTTGGCTGATCTCCAGTCACTGCTGTCTGAGCTCCAGGGTCGCAGTGAAGGTCAAGTTGCTAACATCGATTCCCTCACTGCTACACTGAAGACCAAGGATGAGATTATTAAT GTTCTCCATCAACGCCTTGGACAGGGAAGTGACAGCCGGAATGATTCTACTCAAGACCATCTGATTGGCTCCAACATGGATAGATCTCTACCTGCATTGCCTCAGAGAGAAATAACCATGATAGGAGGAGACAGCCAGCAAGAC GCTTTGCCCCATCGTTCAGCCTTGCAGCAGGAGCATGATGCTCTAAATAAAGCCCTGAGAGCTGAACAACAGCTGTACTCCAGTTTAGTTAGGACTGTGAAGGAGCCGGATAG TGGCCAGCGTCTCCATGCTCTGCAGCTGGAACTGACAGCAGTTCAGCTGCTCAGGCAGCAGCTAGAAGACAGCGTCAAAACTAATGAGGAGCTCAGGGATGATTTGGAGAGAGAGATACAGAGAGCCAAACTCAGAGAAG GTATGGACCTCATTGATCCGAAGGAACTGGAGAGCATGAGGCATCAGCTTGAGGACGCCCAGCGCTGGAATGCGTCCCTGCAGGCTCGCTTGGGAGCAATTCAGAACCGTGGAGGAGGAGTTGGCGGAACCAGTGATG GTGAAACCTTGAGTTTCATTGGAGATCAGACTTCTTACATGAGTATCTGTGTGGGAGAAGGGACGGATGATAGCTTGCCTCAGCTTTCTCCTCAGGAGCTTCAGCGGAAG GTGTTGGATTTGCAGGAGCATGTCGCTGGGCTTCAGAGTTTAAACAATGAGCTCCAGAGCAAATTATCGCAAATGGAGAAGTCAGAGCGGGACGCTTTGGAAAGGGAAGACAAAGATCTGACCAGCAGAAGCCGGTTCAAACAG CAGCTCGAGGAGATGTGTGAGAGGCAGCCACAGTGTGATGCTGAAAGGGAACGTCTTCCTGGTCAAGATAAAGAGATCCAGACAGAGACAAGCACCTTAAGAAAG ACTGCACCTAGAAATCTGCTTGGTGATGAAAACATGATCAGCAGGTCCAGCCAGGGTAGAGAGTATGCTCACTCTGACAGCACCCTGTCACACAGCGGAGACGACGACGATGGTGCAGAAAGCAACACAGAGGCTTTGGCGCAGACGTCTGAGCTGGCAGGGTTAGGGTCAAACTCTATGCAACATCAAAG AGAGGAACTACAGCGACTTCGATCAGAAAATCTGAAGTTGTGGGGTCTCCTGAAGGAACTGAAATCCACCGAgtgtaaagaaaaagagagcGCCGATGTCTCAGGGAGCAGCAGCGACGGGCAGGCTGAATTAAGGAGGACTTTGGAAATGGTTCAGTCTAATCCTAAACTCGTTTCCATGGTCTTTAAATCACCAAAGCAAACTACAAAGAAATCAAGCAAAGCATCGGCTGGCGAGACCGCCGTCACTAATGTCAGCTCTGCAGATGAGAATCCGAAacttcaaagtaaaacacaccACAAGTCTCCAAAGCAGCATGTCACAAGACACAGG GCTGGTGTCAAGTCTCGCCTCCCTGTGCCTGTGAGGCTCAGAGCAGAGGGCAGCACTAGCTGGGAgtctgtgacctctgacccgaTGCAGACTGACGCACAGCAACACTCTGCTGTGGAAGatgtttctggttctgaccaGCAGCTGCATACCAACTCAGATTCAGCACTGCAAACCAGCGCTTCCCCTTCCTCCACCATCAGACATTCACACACTAGCTGCAGCCCTGCAGAGTCAGACGGGGGCTTTGACACCAGAGCACCAGTGGATCACACCCACAACGAATCTGCTCTTCTTTCCCAACTCGAGCTCCTCCACCAGGAATGCCAGGAAAAGGAGGTCCTGATAAATAAGATGAGGGAGCAGCTCAGCGATCTAGAGGAGCTGCATGCTCAACTGGAGGAAAAGAAGAGACAGAATGCCCAGCAGACTGTGGCACTGCAGGCTGCGCAATCCACCATCGCTTATCTGACAGCCTGCAGTCTGGACAACCAGAGCAACTTTGGTCCGCACCCTTGTTCTGGCGCTGTGGGTTCTGACGTTGACCTCCACAGTAGATGCATGGAGTTGCAGAAATCACTACAGGAGAAGGAAGAGCTCAACAACCAGCTCATTGAGCTCCTGAGCATGGCAGAGAAAGCCGTCGCCTCTTCTCAGAGCCAAGATCAGGAACCTGAAACGGATGGTCTCTCTTCATGGATAGAGGGTGCTTTGCATGAGGttcacacacactcgcacagaGATAGCCCAAATCAAGCCAGCGGCCAAACTGAGAACTCTGTGCTTGAGTTGCAGCAGCATGCAGACTCTTTGCAAAAAGCCCTTTTAGAACAAAGTAAGCTAAACGCAGAGCTCCAGGAGCAATTAAGGGCTGCAAATGAAGCTGCACAGCGTGACGGTTCTCATTTAAATGGCCCCACCTGGAGACAAAGAGGTGGAACGACAGAGTTGCTTGAAGATGATGAGTCAAGGGATGACCAAGGTGCAAAGAGAGGTTGTCATAATCCTGATTTAAACCAAGAAATGTTTAGCGTTGTACTGAGGTGCTTCAGTGCAACAGAGGCTGCTGTTTCCTCGTTAGCCGGccactgtaaaaacacagccTCCCCGACCTCTGATAAATCAGAACTATACGCCGACCTCCAGAAAGATTTCGACAATCTTCAGAGAGCGCTTCAAGAGAGAAGCAAACTGACTGAATCTGGAGAGCACggaaggagaagcagcagcaatCTGTCCTTTGCCTCATCAGAAACAAAAGGGCTGAAGCTCTATCAGGATCTCTGTCACCTTCACAAGGTTCTCAGTGATTACTCTCAAAGAGTAAATGACCTCCAGGCCTCCGCGCAGCAAGAGAGAGGTCACAGAAGAGAGGGCAAGGTCCGCGGGGTCGAACACGATGACAAGGGATTACCACCAGATGTTAAGCTCCAACTGGAGACGTTACATAAGGCTctgagggagaaaaagaaagcataCAAAAACCTGGAGGAGAAACTGGCCACTGCTCTTACCAGTACATCCTCTACAGAAACTATAAGAAAAG CAGCTCCTGAGCAGGGACACAAAAGCGTGCAGGTGGATTTGCAGGACCTGGGTTACGAAACCAGTGGCAAGAGTGAGAACGATAGGGAAGAGAGCAGTAGCACAG ATCTAGATTTGGGGGTGAACCCTAGCTGCAGTGCGTCCAGCCTGCCTTCACTCTTGAAAAATGAACATGCCACCTTCTCCTCCACTGAAAACTTGGACTCAAACTCCAGCACTCCTTACCCAAGTTCCCCGGCTCTCAGCTCAGCCAAA GTTAGCCTGAAAAACTTACAGATGTATGATGAGTTCGGGGCTTCAGAGGACCCTCTGCAGCTTCAGGCACAAGTAAGAGAGTTGAAAGCCCACCTAGAAAACCAGGCAAAGGTCATCCTACAAATGCAAAGcctcctgcacagaaactcccTCTCCAGTGACGTGGCTGCAAACACCTCAGATCCGCTCACTGTCAGGGAGAAAGACGGCGCACACAAAGTGGACTGCAGTCAAGAAAGGGTCGGGCAGCCGAGTGGGAAAAAGGAGGCTGAAAACCAGTCTGCTACGGACAGAGCCGGTGTTGTGAATATTGACCTGTGGAAAGAGAGAACACTGAACCGGAGCACAAACGAACAGCTGCAGCAAACCCGCAGCCGCTCAACGTCACCTGCTAG GCTTGATTCTCTGGTGAAGTCTCAGGCCAGAGAGTTGTCACAGCTGAGGGAGCAAATCAAGGAGAGCCGCAGGCTGGGAGTGTTGCAGCGCCGccagctggaggagctgagcaAGGTGTTCAAAGACCTGCTGCACTCTGGAGAAGTGGACCACTACATGGGGGAGGTGGTGAAGGAACAGCTGAACAAGAGTCTGAACCTTCTGGACAAGCTGGACGGCCGGCTGGACAAAG AAGAATCTCATCCGGTTAGTGAGGATGTTGCAGCTTTAGAACTGTCTCGCAG ACTGGCTAAGGAGTTGCAGGAGAAGAATCGACTCATCCAGAGCCTCCAGAGTCAGATCCACGGTCAGACTCCCAGCAGCCATCGCAGTTCCCAGTCCGACCTGAGCCGCTCAGACGTGACGATTTCCTCCTgccacagcagcagcaccacACAAGGCGGCAGTAGAGCGCGCA GCCAGCAGCACTCTCCTGAGAACTCGGGAGCAGCCGTCTGTCCTGCAGGAGGCGCTCTGGAGAAAGGTGCGTCTCCTTTCTCCAGAGATGCTTCCAGCAGTCTGCAGCGTCTGCAGATGGAGAACCGGCGGCTGCAGGAGCAGCTGAGGAGCAACGAGGAGCTCAACGCCACCTTACGCAGCGAGCTGGACCTGCACTGCTCCATTTTGGCGCAGCCCAGCCGGCATCACCAAGAGCAGGAGCCAGGCCCGGATCAGGAAGCCGCAGAGCCTCAAACAGGAATGCATGAACAAGGTGGAGACATCGGCTCACAAGGAGAAGGCGGAGAACAGCCTCGCACTATGAATTCAG ACCTGCTGGCTGAACATCTCCAAGAGATCAGAGCGTTACGCCAACGACTGGAGGAAAGCATTCGCACTAACGACCTCCTGAGAGAACAGCTGGAGAGGAAGTTGGCCGAGGTGGAGAAAGACCCAG cagccacaaacatttttatccagGGCAGCGAGGAGCAGGGTCAGCTGGTTAATGAAGTTCGCTTCCTTTGGGAACAAAATCAAGTGCTAAAAGAGCAGCTCAACGTGGGATCTCGAG ACAAGCAGAAGGAGAACGAGAAGCTGCGTGAGACTCTGGCGCGGCGGACAGCCAAGCTGGAGCAGAGCAGGAAGGACAGTGAAGTTCTGCGGAAGGAAAACCTCAGACTGCAGGAGACGCTGGAGCAGGGCAGCCAGGAGAACGCGCTGCTGCAGAACTCCCTGCAGGCCAGCAGAGAGGAGCTGCGAAG GTTGCAGTGTGAGGTGAAGCTCCAGAGGCAGCAGCTGTCCGActcccagcagctgctgcagtcgCTGCGAGTGGAGCTGCAGATTTATGAAAACATCAAGAACGACTCCAGCCAGCATG AACGCCGTCAGGAGGCGCCGCATCCTGTCCCCATGTCGTCGTCTGGCTCGATGAACCTGGGAGAGCTCCTGTCCGAGATCAGACACCTGCGGCTGCAGCTGGAGAGGAGCATCCAGACCAACACGGCGCTGCGGCAGAGActggaggagcagctgctcAGAGGACCCGGTCACTCTGAGACCATCAACATCAACTACCTGCTGTCGTCTCCag ATGAAGCAGGCCGGCCGCCGGGTCGGGAAGGCTGTGATCCTCTGCTTCGATCCTTCCGGACCCACGAGCAAACCAGTGTCTATCATG TCTCCTCAGAAGTGAAACATCAGGCTCAGTCGGAGAACGACGCCGACTCCGTCTGCAGCAGCTCCGAACGGAGCGTCTCCGGCGCTCCTTCCCGGTTGGTCCCGGGCCACCGGATGTGGGCCACCCGCAACGGGCGCCACGTCCTGGGTTTGATCGAGGACTACAACGCCCTCCGCAAGCAGATCTCAGAGGGGAGGAAGCTGTCACGGAGCATGGACGCACAGCTGCACGAGTGTCTGCACGCGCTCAGACAGCAGGGCTCTGACAACCAG ATGAGAGAAAACCAGCATTTGAAGAGTTtatccagcagcagcaacaccaTGCAGCAGGTGCTGGAGGAGGCCGGCCGGCTGCTCAAGCTGCTATGGAGGGTCTCTCTGCCGGCTGCCAGCACAGCAGGGGGCAGCGCCGGCAGCCAGCAG GATGAGCTGCTGAAGAACGAGATCGCCAGACTGAAGAACAGATTATCTCAGCAGGAGAGGATGCTGAGCGGAGCCGTGAAGCGCCTGCGGACCACCAACCAGCTCAAAGAGGGGATGGAGAGAGTCATCATTGACCAAT TGTCTCTGACTCATGGAGTGTTGAAGAAAGCTCGGGGGAATTTAGAG GAGGTTCCAGTCGGTGTGCAGTAG